In the genome of Dickeya fangzhongdai, one region contains:
- the gluQRS gene encoding tRNA glutamyl-Q(34) synthetase GluQRS, with translation MPESRPYVGRFAPSPSGDLHFGSLIAALGSYLQARACRGRWLVRIEDIDPPREVPGAAARILRQLEQYGLLWDGDVVYQSRRHDLYRAVLADLQRQGKCYYCTCTRQRIQQIGGHYDGHCRARGLPSNQAALRLRQSQPVLSFHDRLRGQIDADPMLAREDFIIHRRDGLFAYNLAVVVDDHDQGVTEIVRGADLIEPTVRQLSLYHQLDYPAPAYVHLPLALNCDGNKLSKQNHAPALPDGDPRAVLAQALAFLRQPLPAHWRDLDRDALLAWAVAHWSLATVPVEAALTSPEITSAFSKG, from the coding sequence ATGCCTGAATCACGCCCTTACGTCGGACGTTTTGCGCCCTCTCCGTCTGGCGATCTCCACTTTGGTTCCCTGATTGCCGCACTGGGCAGCTATCTGCAGGCCCGCGCCTGCCGCGGACGCTGGCTGGTGCGTATCGAGGATATCGATCCGCCGCGCGAAGTGCCCGGCGCCGCCGCACGCATTCTCCGCCAACTGGAACAGTATGGCCTGCTCTGGGACGGCGACGTGGTGTACCAGTCCCGCCGCCACGATCTTTACCGCGCGGTGCTGGCCGACCTGCAGCGTCAGGGGAAATGCTACTACTGTACCTGTACCCGGCAACGCATCCAGCAGATTGGCGGCCACTATGATGGTCACTGCCGCGCTCGTGGCCTGCCGTCAAATCAGGCGGCGTTGCGCCTGCGCCAGAGCCAGCCGGTTCTCAGCTTTCACGATCGCTTGCGCGGGCAGATTGATGCCGACCCGATGCTGGCGCGAGAAGACTTTATTATCCATCGCCGCGATGGCCTGTTTGCCTACAATCTGGCCGTCGTGGTCGACGACCACGATCAGGGCGTCACCGAAATCGTACGCGGCGCGGACCTGATCGAACCGACGGTGCGCCAGTTATCGCTGTACCACCAGCTGGATTATCCGGCTCCGGCCTACGTACATCTGCCGCTGGCGCTCAATTGCGACGGCAATAAGCTCTCCAAGCAGAACCATGCTCCGGCGCTGCCGGATGGCGATCCTCGGGCCGTGCTGGCACAGGCGCTGGCCTTTTTGCGCCAGCCATTGCCTGCGCACTGGCGGGACCTCGATCGGGACGCGTTGCTCGCGTGGGCCGTCGCGCACTGGTCGCTGGCTACGGTCCCTGTCGAAGCCGCTCTTACATCGCCGGAAATAACATCAGCATTCTCAAAGGGCTGA
- the can gene encoding carbonate dehydratase: MKTIETLIANNQQWSETIVKEDPDYFERLALAQRPRFLWIGCSDSRVPAESLTSLEPGELFVHRNVANLVIHTDLNCLSVVQYAVEVLEVEHIIICGHYGCGGVQAAVENPELGLINNWLLHIRDLWYKHSSLLGELPPEQRINKLCEINVVEQVYNLGHSTIMQSAWKRGQKVTIHGWVYGIQDGRLRDLEVTATSRETLEQRYRRAVSSLL, translated from the coding sequence ATGAAAACGATAGAAACGCTGATCGCCAATAACCAGCAATGGTCTGAAACGATAGTGAAAGAAGACCCTGATTATTTTGAACGACTGGCATTAGCTCAGCGTCCCCGCTTTCTGTGGATTGGTTGTTCTGATAGCAGGGTTCCCGCAGAAAGCCTGACCAGCCTCGAACCGGGCGAACTGTTCGTTCACCGCAACGTGGCTAACCTGGTGATCCATACCGATCTTAACTGCCTGTCCGTAGTGCAGTACGCCGTTGAGGTTCTGGAAGTGGAGCACATCATCATTTGCGGCCACTATGGCTGCGGCGGCGTGCAGGCCGCGGTTGAAAACCCGGAACTGGGGTTGATCAACAACTGGCTGCTCCACATCCGTGACCTGTGGTATAAGCACAGCTCATTACTGGGAGAATTGCCACCCGAACAGCGAATTAACAAACTGTGTGAAATCAACGTAGTGGAACAGGTGTACAACCTGGGTCACTCCACCATCATGCAGTCGGCCTGGAAACGCGGCCAGAAGGTGACGATTCATGGCTGGGTCTACGGGATTCAGGATGGTCGTCTGCGTGACCTGGAAGTCACCGCCACCAGCCGCGAGACGCTGGAGCAGCGTTACCGCCGGGCGGTCTCGTCGCTGCTGTAA
- the panC gene encoding pantoate--beta-alanine ligase yields MLIIETPVLLRRELRRWRQEGKRIALVPTMGNLHDGHLTLVDEARARADIVVVSIFVNPLQFERADDLARYPRTLQEDCEKLTRRGVDLVFAPAPDTLYPNGLQQQTFVEVPGLSQMLEGASRPGHFRGVSTVVSKLFNLVQPDVACFGEKDYQQLALIRQMVADMDYDISIVGVPIVRAKDGLALSSRNGYLTAEERQQAPQLRRIMNEVVEQLSNGDRQIDDMLANASEALREAGFTPDELFIRDAATLQPLTIDSTCAVVLMAAWLGKARLIDNQQVDLTT; encoded by the coding sequence GTGTTGATTATTGAAACGCCGGTGCTGCTGCGCCGCGAACTCCGCCGCTGGCGTCAGGAAGGAAAACGCATCGCATTGGTGCCCACCATGGGCAACCTGCATGACGGCCACCTGACGCTGGTGGACGAGGCCCGGGCTCGGGCCGACATCGTGGTGGTCAGTATTTTTGTCAACCCATTGCAGTTTGAGCGGGCGGACGATCTGGCCCGCTACCCGCGCACCCTGCAGGAAGACTGCGAGAAGCTGACGCGGCGCGGCGTTGACCTGGTGTTCGCGCCCGCCCCCGACACTCTCTACCCTAACGGCCTGCAACAGCAGACGTTCGTGGAAGTCCCGGGGCTGTCGCAGATGCTGGAAGGTGCCAGCCGTCCGGGGCATTTTCGCGGCGTCTCCACCGTCGTCAGCAAGCTGTTCAATCTGGTGCAGCCGGATGTAGCCTGCTTTGGCGAAAAAGATTACCAGCAACTGGCGCTGATCCGTCAGATGGTGGCCGACATGGACTACGACATCAGCATCGTCGGCGTGCCTATCGTGCGCGCCAAAGACGGCCTGGCGCTTAGTTCTCGCAACGGTTACCTCACCGCCGAAGAGCGTCAGCAGGCGCCACAGCTTCGCCGCATCATGAACGAGGTGGTAGAGCAATTATCCAACGGCGACCGGCAAATTGATGATATGCTCGCCAACGCATCAGAGGCGCTGCGCGAGGCCGGATTCACGCCCGACGAGCTATTTATCCGCGACGCCGCAACGCTGCAGCCGCTGACCATCGACAGCACCTGTGCCGTGGTGCTGATGGCGGCCTGGCTGGGCAAGGCGCGCCTGATTGACAACCAGCAGGTGGATTTGACCACCTGA
- the dksA gene encoding RNA polymerase-binding protein DksA, with protein MQEGQNRKTSSLSILAIAGVEPYQEKPGEEYMNDAQLAHFRRILEAWRNQLRDEVDRTVSHMQDEAANFPDPVDRAAQEEEFSLELRNRDRERKLIKKIAKTLQKIEDEDFGYCESCGVEIGIRRLEARPTADLCIDCKTLAEIREKQMAG; from the coding sequence ATGCAAGAAGGGCAAAACCGTAAGACATCCTCTCTGAGCATTCTCGCGATTGCCGGAGTGGAGCCGTACCAGGAGAAGCCGGGCGAAGAATACATGAACGACGCTCAGCTGGCTCATTTCAGGCGAATTCTTGAAGCATGGCGCAATCAACTCAGGGACGAAGTCGATCGAACCGTATCGCACATGCAGGATGAAGCCGCTAACTTCCCGGACCCGGTAGACCGTGCCGCGCAGGAAGAAGAATTCAGCCTTGAACTGCGCAACCGCGATCGCGAGCGTAAGCTGATCAAGAAGATTGCCAAAACATTGCAGAAAATCGAAGACGAGGACTTTGGCTATTGCGAGTCCTGCGGCGTGGAAATCGGTATCCGTCGTCTGGAAGCCCGCCCCACCGCCGATTTGTGCATTGACTGCAAAACGCTGGCCGAAATCCGCGAAAAGCAGATGGCCGGATGA
- a CDS encoding ABC transporter ATP-binding protein, protein MATPEILTIASLSCRYPQLSVLENVSFSVHEGEMVCLLGASGDGKTTLLKSIAGLLPQEQGRIVIAGQKADSQAQGAESSPRVVGMVFQDDVLFPHLTVMENITFGLRGRSSEEVSTLAMDAVGLMQLETFTRCYPHELSREQNQRAALARALACQPKLLLLDEPFSSVDSQIRYRLISELRQILRQRQIATLFATSDREDAFAFADHLILIHDGGIVQQGFSADLYYRPVNRYVASFMGNTNYLPVKISGDRQWQSFLGEHQATRALKLPHGARYDWLVRPQEIALALDEEGSGVIEDRLFMGTSNFYRVRVNELELQVQSGNWFEPGQPVRLSIRTDQPVLFPPETAIGSQE, encoded by the coding sequence ATGGCGACCCCGGAGATACTAACGATAGCCTCGCTCAGTTGCCGCTATCCGCAACTTTCCGTGCTGGAAAACGTGAGTTTTTCGGTGCATGAAGGCGAAATGGTGTGCCTGCTTGGGGCCAGCGGCGATGGTAAAACCACGCTGCTGAAATCGATAGCGGGTCTGCTGCCGCAGGAACAAGGCAGAATAGTCATCGCCGGTCAGAAGGCGGACTCCCAGGCGCAGGGCGCCGAGTCATCGCCGCGCGTCGTGGGGATGGTGTTTCAGGATGATGTGCTGTTTCCCCATCTGACGGTCATGGAGAACATTACCTTCGGGCTGCGCGGCAGGTCATCGGAAGAAGTCAGCACTCTGGCGATGGATGCGGTAGGGTTGATGCAACTGGAAACCTTTACCCGGTGTTATCCCCATGAATTGTCCAGAGAGCAGAATCAACGGGCGGCGCTGGCCCGTGCGCTGGCGTGCCAGCCTAAACTGTTGCTGCTGGATGAGCCTTTTTCCTCCGTTGACAGCCAAATCCGTTACCGCTTGATCAGCGAGCTGCGCCAGATTCTGCGGCAGCGTCAGATCGCCACGCTGTTTGCGACATCTGATCGGGAAGACGCCTTCGCCTTCGCCGATCACCTTATCCTGATCCATGACGGCGGTATTGTGCAGCAGGGGTTTTCCGCCGATCTCTACTACCGGCCGGTCAATCGTTATGTGGCAAGTTTTATGGGCAACACCAATTACCTGCCGGTGAAGATCAGCGGTGACCGTCAATGGCAGAGTTTTCTCGGCGAGCATCAGGCGACGCGAGCGTTGAAACTGCCGCATGGCGCACGTTATGACTGGCTGGTTCGTCCGCAGGAAATTGCGCTGGCGCTGGATGAGGAAGGCTCGGGCGTAATCGAAGATCGGTTGTTTATGGGAACCAGCAATTTTTACCGCGTCCGGGTCAATGAGCTGGAGCTTCAGGTGCAAAGCGGCAACTGGTTTGAACCGGGGCAGCCGGTCCGGCTCAGTATTCGCACCGATCAACCGGTTCTGTTTCCGCCGGAAACGGCGATCGGTTCGCAGGAGTAG
- the pcnB gene encoding polynucleotide adenylyltransferase PcnB, translating into MFTRVANFCRKVLNRENEPARADNPPQAMMVVPRDQHAISRSDISENALKVLYRLSKAGYEAYLVGGGVRDLLLGKKPKDFDITTNATPEQVRKLFRNCRLVGRRFRLAHVMFGPEVIEVATFRGHHEQHQEQETKNAAQQGHNGMLLRDNIFGTIEEDAQRRDFSINSLYYSIADFTVRDYTNGLNDLRQGLIRLIGEPETRYREDPVRMLRAVRFAAKLSMRISPETAEPIPRLASLLHDIPPARLFEESLKLLQAGYGYPTYQLLCEYQLFQPLFPLISRYFTANGESTMERMIVQVLKNTDQRIQNDMRVNPAFLFSAMLWYPLVEHAQKLTQESGLAYFEAFALAMNDVLDEQCRSLAIPKRITSLVRDIWQLQLRLSRRQGKRAFKLMEHPKFRAAYDLLCLRAEIENHHELQRLAQWWGEFQVAAPPRQQVMLNTLDDGPTPHRRSRRPRKRPARRDNAR; encoded by the coding sequence ATCTTTACCCGGGTAGCTAATTTTTGCCGCAAGGTACTGAATCGTGAGAATGAGCCCGCCAGGGCGGACAATCCGCCGCAGGCGATGATGGTCGTTCCCCGTGACCAGCACGCCATTTCACGTAGCGACATTAGTGAGAATGCGCTGAAAGTACTGTATCGCCTGAGCAAAGCGGGCTATGAGGCTTATCTGGTGGGCGGCGGCGTCCGCGATCTGCTGTTGGGCAAAAAACCCAAAGACTTCGATATCACCACCAACGCCACCCCGGAACAGGTCCGCAAGTTGTTCCGCAACTGCCGGCTGGTGGGCCGCCGTTTCCGTCTGGCGCATGTGATGTTCGGCCCCGAAGTTATTGAAGTCGCGACATTCCGCGGCCACCACGAACAGCATCAGGAACAGGAAACGAAAAACGCCGCCCAGCAAGGCCACAACGGTATGCTGCTGCGCGACAACATTTTCGGCACCATCGAGGAAGACGCCCAGCGGCGCGACTTCTCCATCAACAGCCTCTATTACAGCATCGCCGACTTCACCGTTCGTGACTACACCAACGGCCTGAACGACCTGCGTCAGGGGTTGATTCGCCTGATTGGCGAACCGGAAACCCGCTACCGCGAAGACCCGGTGCGCATGCTGCGCGCCGTGCGATTCGCCGCCAAACTCAGTATGCGCATCAGCCCGGAAACCGCCGAGCCGATTCCCCGTCTGGCCTCGCTGCTGCACGATATTCCGCCGGCGCGGCTGTTTGAAGAATCCCTGAAACTGTTGCAGGCGGGCTACGGCTATCCGACCTATCAGTTGCTGTGCGAATACCAGCTGTTTCAGCCGCTGTTTCCGCTGATCAGCCGTTATTTCACCGCTAACGGCGAAAGTACGATGGAGCGGATGATCGTGCAGGTGCTGAAAAACACCGATCAACGCATCCAGAACGACATGCGCGTCAACCCGGCGTTTCTGTTTTCCGCCATGCTGTGGTACCCGCTGGTGGAGCACGCCCAGAAACTGACGCAGGAGAGCGGGCTGGCCTACTTCGAGGCGTTCGCCTTAGCCATGAACGACGTACTGGACGAACAGTGCCGCTCGCTGGCGATCCCCAAACGTATTACCTCGCTTGTCCGCGATATCTGGCAATTGCAGTTGCGTCTGTCGCGCCGTCAGGGCAAACGCGCCTTCAAGCTGATGGAACACCCGAAATTCCGCGCCGCGTATGACCTGCTCTGCCTGCGCGCGGAAATCGAAAACCATCATGAGCTACAGCGCCTGGCGCAGTGGTGGGGCGAGTTTCAGGTCGCCGCGCCGCCGCGCCAGCAGGTGATGCTGAACACGCTGGATGACGGCCCGACGCCGCATCGCCGCTCACGTCGCCCGCGCAAGCGCCCTGCCCGCCGGGACAACGCCCGGTGA
- the hpt gene encoding hypoxanthine phosphoribosyltransferase yields MKHTVDVMISEREVKARVAELGRQISEHYRNSGSDMVLVGLLRGSFVFMADLCRAIDLSHEVDFMTASSYGGGMNSSRDVKILKDLDEDIRGKDVLIVEDIIDSGNTLSKVREILQLREPKSLAICTLLDKPSRREVQVPVEWVGFSIPDEFVVGYGIDYAQRYRHLPFIGKVIPQ; encoded by the coding sequence ATGAAACATACGGTGGACGTCATGATCTCCGAGCGGGAGGTCAAGGCGCGGGTGGCCGAACTCGGACGCCAAATCAGCGAGCATTACCGCAACAGCGGCAGCGACATGGTGCTGGTGGGACTGCTGCGCGGCTCCTTTGTGTTTATGGCCGATCTGTGCCGCGCCATTGACCTTTCCCACGAGGTGGATTTTATGACCGCCTCCAGTTACGGCGGCGGCATGAACTCGTCGCGCGACGTGAAGATTCTGAAGGATCTGGATGAAGATATCCGCGGCAAAGACGTGCTGATTGTCGAAGATATCATTGACTCCGGCAATACCCTGAGCAAGGTGCGGGAAATTCTGCAACTGCGCGAGCCGAAGTCGCTGGCCATTTGTACGTTGCTGGATAAGCCGTCACGCCGTGAAGTTCAGGTACCGGTAGAATGGGTTGGTTTTTCCATCCCTGATGAGTTTGTGGTGGGGTATGGCATCGATTATGCCCAGCGTTATCGCCATCTGCCGTTTATCGGCAAGGTGATTCCGCAGTAA
- a CDS encoding ABC transporter ATP-binding protein codes for MTYALELMNVTKTYPGGVRALRGIDLRVEAGDFYALLGPNGAGKSTTIGIISSLVNKTDGRIQVFGHDLDRDIVNAKRQLGLVPQEFNFNPFETVMQIVVNQAGYYGVPRQEALRRAEKYLNQLDLWGKRNERARMLSGGMKRRLMIARALMHEPKLLILDEPTAGVDIELRRSMWGFLKELNGQGTTIILTTHYLEEAEMLCRNIGIIQSGQLVENTSMKALLAKLQSETFFFDLAAKSALPRLEGYQHRLVDTSTLEVEVRREQGLNGIFSQLSAQGIQVLSMRNKANRLEELFVALLNNNGDKA; via the coding sequence ATGACATATGCACTGGAATTGATGAATGTGACCAAAACGTACCCGGGGGGCGTTCGCGCGCTGCGCGGTATCGACCTGCGCGTTGAAGCCGGGGATTTCTATGCTCTGCTGGGCCCTAATGGCGCAGGCAAGTCCACCACCATCGGCATCATCAGTTCACTGGTCAACAAGACCGACGGCAGGATTCAGGTGTTCGGCCACGATCTGGACCGGGATATCGTGAACGCCAAGCGGCAACTGGGGCTGGTGCCGCAGGAGTTCAACTTCAATCCGTTTGAGACCGTGATGCAAATTGTGGTCAATCAGGCCGGTTACTACGGCGTTCCCCGGCAGGAGGCGTTGCGGCGCGCCGAAAAATACCTCAACCAGCTCGACCTGTGGGGCAAGCGCAACGAGCGCGCCCGCATGTTGTCCGGCGGGATGAAGCGCCGGCTGATGATTGCCCGGGCGTTGATGCATGAACCCAAGCTGCTGATTCTTGACGAGCCGACCGCCGGGGTGGACATCGAATTGCGTCGCTCAATGTGGGGGTTCCTCAAAGAACTCAACGGGCAGGGCACCACCATCATCCTGACCACCCATTATCTGGAAGAAGCGGAAATGCTGTGCCGCAATATCGGCATCATCCAGTCCGGGCAACTGGTGGAAAACACCTCGATGAAGGCGCTGCTGGCCAAGCTGCAATCGGAAACCTTCTTTTTCGACTTGGCGGCGAAGAGCGCCCTTCCCAGGCTGGAAGGCTATCAGCACCGACTGGTGGATACCTCTACGCTGGAAGTGGAAGTGAGACGCGAGCAAGGGCTGAACGGCATTTTCAGCCAGCTCAGCGCGCAAGGCATTCAGGTTCTCAGTATGCGCAACAAGGCCAATCGCCTGGAAGAACTGTTTGTCGCGCTGCTCAATAACAACGGAGATAAAGCATGA
- the panB gene encoding 3-methyl-2-oxobutanoate hydroxymethyltransferase has protein sequence MKATTISHLRQWKQEQKKFATLTAYDASFAQLFYEQGIRVMLVGDSLGMPVQGHDSTLPVTIDDMVYHTRCVRRGAPHCLLLSDLPFMGAATPEQACQQAAALMRAGANMVKIEGGSWLVPTVRMLTERAVPVCGHLGLTPQSVNIFGGYKVQGRDEAAASQLLEDALALEQAGAQLLVLECVPVSLAQRVTDALSIPVIGIGAGNVTDGQILVMHDALGVTGGHTPKFARNFMAEAADIRAAVRLYVQEVEQGTFPDEQYSFV, from the coding sequence ATGAAAGCGACGACGATTTCTCATCTGCGCCAGTGGAAACAGGAACAGAAAAAGTTCGCCACACTGACCGCTTACGACGCCAGCTTCGCCCAGTTGTTTTATGAACAGGGTATCCGCGTAATGCTGGTGGGGGACTCTCTCGGTATGCCCGTGCAGGGCCACGATTCGACCCTGCCCGTTACCATTGACGATATGGTTTATCACACCCGCTGCGTACGGCGCGGCGCACCGCATTGCCTGCTGTTATCCGATCTCCCCTTCATGGGCGCCGCCACGCCGGAACAAGCCTGCCAGCAAGCCGCGGCGTTGATGCGCGCCGGCGCCAATATGGTCAAGATCGAAGGCGGTAGTTGGCTCGTGCCGACCGTGCGCATGCTGACCGAACGCGCCGTCCCGGTGTGTGGACATCTGGGGCTGACCCCGCAGTCGGTCAATATCTTTGGCGGCTATAAAGTCCAGGGGCGTGACGAAGCCGCCGCCAGCCAGCTGCTGGAAGACGCGCTGGCGCTGGAACAGGCTGGCGCTCAGTTACTGGTGCTGGAATGCGTGCCGGTATCGCTGGCCCAGCGAGTGACCGACGCACTCAGTATCCCGGTCATCGGCATCGGCGCCGGCAATGTCACCGACGGCCAGATTCTGGTGATGCACGACGCGCTGGGCGTGACCGGCGGCCATACGCCGAAGTTCGCCCGCAATTTCATGGCGGAAGCAGCGGATATCCGCGCCGCCGTTCGCCTGTATGTGCAGGAAGTCGAACAGGGAACCTTTCCCGACGAGCAATACAGTTTTGTTTAA
- the folK gene encoding 2-amino-4-hydroxy-6-hydroxymethyldihydropteridine diphosphokinase: MIRVYLALGSNLSEPLQQVRAALTALDAIPHTRLARCSSFYRSRPLGPQDQPDYLNAVAELQTALPPETLLDHTQRIEQEQGRVRKDHRWGPRTLDLDILLFGSLTLHTERLTVPHYDMKNREFMLYPLAELAPELVFPDGEALATRLQQIPRNGLTLWADQ, encoded by the coding sequence GTGATCCGGGTTTATCTGGCGCTGGGCAGCAACCTGTCCGAACCATTGCAACAGGTGCGCGCAGCGCTAACCGCGCTGGACGCCATTCCGCACACCCGGCTGGCGCGCTGTTCGTCATTTTATCGCAGCCGCCCGCTCGGCCCGCAGGATCAGCCTGATTATCTCAATGCGGTCGCCGAGTTACAGACCGCGTTGCCGCCGGAAACGCTGCTGGACCATACCCAGCGCATTGAGCAGGAACAAGGACGAGTACGTAAGGATCACCGCTGGGGACCGCGTACTCTCGACCTTGATATTCTGCTGTTTGGCTCCCTGACGCTGCATACCGAACGACTCACGGTGCCGCACTATGACATGAAAAACCGTGAGTTCATGCTCTACCCGCTGGCTGAACTGGCGCCGGAACTGGTGTTTCCCGATGGAGAAGCGCTGGCGACGCGGTTACAGCAGATCCCCCGCAACGGCCTGACCCTGTGGGCCGACCAATAA
- the panD gene encoding aspartate 1-decarboxylase yields the protein MIRTMLQGKLHRVKVTQADLHYEGSCAIDQDFMDAAGILEYEAIDIYNVDNGHRFSTYAIAAERGSRIISVNGAAARCACVGDKLIICSYVQMPDEQAREHRPKVAYFGDNNTLQRTAKAIPVQIA from the coding sequence ATGATTCGAACCATGCTGCAAGGTAAGCTGCACCGGGTGAAGGTAACCCAGGCAGATTTACATTATGAAGGGTCCTGCGCCATCGATCAGGATTTTATGGACGCCGCCGGTATTCTTGAATACGAAGCGATCGACATCTACAACGTGGACAACGGCCATCGTTTTTCCACCTACGCGATCGCCGCTGAACGCGGCTCCCGCATCATTTCCGTCAACGGCGCGGCCGCACGCTGCGCCTGCGTCGGCGACAAGCTGATTATCTGCTCCTATGTGCAGATGCCGGATGAGCAGGCGCGCGAGCACCGCCCGAAGGTCGCCTATTTTGGCGACAACAATACGTTGCAGCGCACCGCCAAAGCCATTCCGGTGCAGATCGCCTGA
- a CDS encoding ABC transporter permease: MMGLYWVALQSIWSKEINRFARIWIQTLVPPVITMSLYFIIFGNLIGTRIGEMNGFSYMQFIVPGLIMMSVITNAYANVASSFFSAKFQRNIEELLVAPVPTHIIIAGYVGGGMARGICVGVLVTAVSLFFVPLHVHAWWMVVVTLLLTSMLFSLAGLINAVFAKTFDDISLIPTFVLTPLTYLGGVFYSLSLLSPFWQAVSKLNPVVYMISGFRFGFLGIHDVPLPLTLAVLLAFIVVFYGLSWWLIERGRGLRS, encoded by the coding sequence ATGATGGGGTTATATTGGGTAGCGTTGCAGAGCATCTGGAGCAAGGAAATCAACCGCTTCGCCCGGATCTGGATCCAAACGCTGGTGCCGCCAGTGATTACGATGTCGTTGTACTTCATCATTTTCGGCAATCTGATCGGTACCCGCATCGGCGAGATGAACGGCTTTAGTTACATGCAGTTCATCGTGCCGGGGCTGATCATGATGTCGGTGATTACCAACGCCTATGCCAACGTCGCGTCGTCATTTTTCAGCGCCAAATTTCAGCGCAATATCGAAGAGCTGCTGGTGGCGCCGGTGCCGACCCACATCATCATCGCCGGTTATGTCGGCGGCGGCATGGCGCGCGGCATCTGCGTCGGCGTGCTGGTCACGGCGGTGTCGCTGTTCTTTGTGCCGCTGCACGTCCATGCCTGGTGGATGGTGGTGGTGACACTGTTGCTGACGTCGATGCTGTTTTCGCTGGCGGGGCTGATTAACGCCGTATTCGCCAAAACCTTCGACGACATCAGCCTGATTCCCACCTTCGTGCTGACGCCGCTGACTTATCTGGGCGGCGTGTTCTATTCGCTGTCGTTGCTCTCGCCGTTCTGGCAGGCGGTATCCAAACTGAACCCGGTCGTTTATATGATCAGCGGTTTCCGCTTCGGATTCCTGGGTATTCATGATGTGCCGCTGCCACTGACGCTGGCGGTGCTGCTGGCGTTTATCGTGGTGTTCTACGGGCTGAGCTGGTGGTTGATTGAGCGTGGGCGCGGCTTGCGCAGTTAA
- a CDS encoding GNAT family N-acetyltransferase — protein MTSLSSSMADSAITYKVNDPINVDQFIHLLNRTSLGPRRPLDQRDTLAGMLTETDLLVTAWRGDELVGVARSVTDYHFCCYLSDLAVDETCQHGGIGRQLIAHTVQQLKPQCRLILIAAPQAVDYYPKIGFEAHPSAWHILAGDFLALER, from the coding sequence ATGACATCCTTATCGTCTTCAATGGCTGACAGCGCCATCACCTATAAAGTGAATGATCCCATCAATGTCGATCAGTTTATCCATCTGCTAAACCGAACCTCGCTGGGCCCGAGACGACCGCTGGATCAGCGGGATACCCTTGCGGGCATGCTAACCGAAACGGACCTGCTGGTGACGGCATGGCGCGGCGATGAACTGGTGGGCGTGGCGCGCAGTGTGACGGATTATCACTTTTGCTGCTACCTGTCCGACCTGGCGGTGGACGAAACTTGTCAGCATGGCGGCATCGGTCGTCAGCTTATCGCGCATACCGTACAGCAGCTCAAACCACAATGTCGTCTGATTCTGATTGCCGCGCCTCAGGCCGTGGATTATTACCCCAAAATCGGCTTTGAAGCCCACCCCAGCGCCTGGCACATTCTGGCGGGCGACTTTCTCGCGCTGGAGCGTTGA
- the sfsA gene encoding DNA/RNA nuclease SfsA yields MQFSPRLQPATLLKRYKRFLADVVTPDGKTLTLHCPNTGAMTGCGAPGDTVWYSTSDNPKRKYPHTWELTQTTQGHWIGVNTLRANQLVLEALHAGLLADFTGYTTIRAEVRYGSENSRIDVLLQAEDRADCYIEVKSVTLLQHGCGYFPDAVTLRGQKHLRELQQVAAQGRRAVLCFAALHSGIDRISPAQHIDRHYAELLQLSRQQGVEILCYGAHITPDGMTLGQLLPFQ; encoded by the coding sequence ATGCAATTTTCCCCACGCCTGCAACCCGCCACGCTGCTCAAACGTTACAAACGATTTCTGGCGGATGTGGTGACTCCTGACGGGAAAACCCTGACGCTGCACTGCCCCAATACCGGCGCGATGACCGGCTGCGGCGCGCCGGGCGATACCGTCTGGTACTCCACTTCGGATAACCCGAAACGCAAGTACCCCCATACCTGGGAACTGACGCAAACCACGCAGGGACACTGGATCGGCGTAAATACCCTGCGCGCCAATCAGTTGGTGCTTGAGGCGCTGCACGCAGGCCTGCTGGCCGATTTCACAGGTTACACCACTATCCGCGCCGAAGTGCGCTATGGTTCGGAAAACAGCAGGATAGATGTGTTATTGCAGGCAGAGGACCGGGCGGACTGCTATATTGAAGTCAAATCCGTCACATTATTGCAACACGGATGTGGTTACTTTCCCGATGCGGTAACGCTCAGAGGGCAAAAGCATCTGCGGGAACTGCAACAGGTGGCGGCGCAGGGTCGTCGTGCCGTATTGTGTTTCGCCGCGCTGCACTCCGGCATCGACCGGATTTCGCCGGCGCAACACATTGACCGACATTACGCCGAATTATTACAACTATCCCGGCAGCAGGGGGTTGAAATTCTGTGTTACGGTGCCCATATCACCCCTGATGGCATGACGCTGGGGCAATTGTTACCGTTTCAATAA